From Chthonomonas sp., the proteins below share one genomic window:
- a CDS encoding threonylcarbamoyl-AMP synthase, which translates to MNEQLELAAAAIVRGELVVMPTETVYGLAADATSDEAVQRIFAAKGRPSDNPLIVHIARAEDLPLVARDIPDVAWELARRFWPGPLTLVLPKAISVSTFTTAGLETVAVRVPNHPLARELCLRSGRPLAAPSANVFTHLSPTRIEHLSPEIRAASTVILDGGASRVGIESTILSLIGDQPRVLREGQVSRAALEDALGIPVAVGPVDGPRIAPGQYLRHYSPDTPVVLVDKLTPQQPGLCFGTCQNANQLIMSYDPAEYAFELYDALFQLDQRKLESIGIEMPPDSPEWAAIRERLHKAAGR; encoded by the coding sequence ATGAATGAGCAGTTAGAATTGGCCGCCGCCGCCATTGTGCGCGGGGAGTTGGTGGTGATGCCGACCGAAACCGTGTATGGCTTGGCCGCCGACGCCACCAGCGATGAAGCGGTGCAACGGATTTTTGCGGCGAAAGGTCGCCCCAGCGACAATCCGCTGATCGTTCATATTGCTCGCGCTGAAGATTTGCCGCTCGTCGCTCGCGACATTCCTGACGTGGCATGGGAACTCGCGCGCCGCTTTTGGCCAGGGCCGCTGACGCTGGTGTTGCCAAAAGCCATTTCCGTGAGCACCTTCACGACCGCCGGATTGGAGACGGTGGCCGTTCGGGTCCCGAACCATCCGCTCGCCCGCGAACTCTGTCTGCGCTCCGGACGGCCGCTCGCCGCGCCCAGCGCCAACGTGTTTACTCACCTTTCGCCGACCCGCATTGAGCACCTTTCGCCGGAGATTCGGGCCGCCAGCACGGTGATTCTTGATGGCGGCGCGAGCCGGGTCGGCATCGAATCCACCATTCTCAGCCTGATCGGCGATCAACCGCGCGTCCTGCGCGAGGGCCAGGTGAGCCGAGCGGCGCTTGAAGATGCGCTGGGCATTCCGGTGGCCGTGGGTCCCGTGGACGGGCCGCGCATCGCGCCGGGGCAATACTTGCGGCACTATTCGCCGGATACGCCGGTGGTGCTGGTGGACAAACTCACGCCGCAGCAGCCCGGGCTCTGCTTCGGCACTTGCCAAAACGCGAACCAGCTGATCATGAGCTACGATCCGGCCGAATACGCGTTCGAGCTTTACGACGCGCTGTTTCAACTCGACCAACGCAAGCTCGAAAGCATCGGCATTGAGATGCCGCCGGATTCGCCGGAATGGGCCGCCATCCGCGAGCGGTTGCACAAGGCCGCGGGTCGGTAA
- a CDS encoding beta-N-acetylhexosaminidase, with protein MLATTVAASFALAAPTTVAASFALAAPAIVPRPLSITPNGEAFTFDSSVVLVADKRARSTALVLKNALEPAMGWEIPVGSRGGKVVRFKFAGKDWRLGEEGYRLTTKSKEIVVEASTERGLFYGVQSLRQLLPAANLRRSPQTAEWSIPGGVIEDMPRFRWRGSHLDSCRHFMPKSFVLKYIDQLAFHKMNTFHWHLTDDQGWRIEIKKYPKLTTVGGWRKDSTVVYSPRQMTGKPHGGFYTQDDIREVVAYAKARHITVVPEIEMPGHAQAAIAAYPELGNTGQPIDVWTNWGVSTSVFNVKDGTISFLKDVLTEVMDLFPSQFIHVGGDECPKDEWKTSADVQARMKQLGLKDEHEMQSWFIRQFDSFLASKGRRLIGWSEILEGGLAPGAALMVWLGDDGALQAVRSGHDVVMAQGTTYYDAYQSGDRTTEPHAIGGNTDLKRAYEYEPIRPGMTPEQEKHVLGVQCQLWTEYIPDPQKLEYMAFPRLSAMSEIGWTTREQRDYADFEIRMKAHRARLEAMDINFRGRGNTYPYPLASPGK; from the coding sequence ATGCTTGCCACCACCGTCGCTGCCAGTTTCGCCCTCGCCGCCCCCACCACCGTCGCTGCCAGTTTCGCCCTCGCCGCCCCCGCCATCGTCCCGCGCCCGCTGAGCATTACGCCCAACGGCGAGGCGTTCACCTTCGATTCCAGCGTCGTGCTCGTCGCGGATAAGCGGGCTCGCAGCACGGCCCTCGTGCTGAAAAACGCGCTCGAACCGGCGATGGGTTGGGAGATTCCGGTCGGAAGCCGCGGCGGCAAAGTTGTGCGATTCAAATTCGCCGGAAAGGATTGGCGACTCGGCGAAGAAGGCTATCGCCTCACCACCAAATCCAAGGAGATTGTGGTGGAGGCTTCCACCGAGCGCGGTCTGTTCTACGGCGTGCAGAGCCTGAGGCAGCTCTTGCCCGCGGCGAACTTGCGCCGATCGCCGCAGACCGCGGAGTGGAGCATTCCGGGCGGCGTCATTGAGGACATGCCTCGCTTCCGATGGCGCGGCTCACACCTGGATTCGTGCCGCCACTTCATGCCGAAGAGCTTCGTGCTGAAGTACATCGACCAGCTCGCGTTTCATAAAATGAACACCTTCCATTGGCATCTCACGGATGACCAGGGTTGGCGAATCGAGATCAAGAAGTACCCGAAGCTCACGACCGTGGGCGGCTGGCGCAAGGATTCCACCGTGGTTTACAGCCCGCGCCAAATGACGGGCAAACCGCATGGCGGCTTCTACACGCAAGACGACATCCGCGAGGTGGTGGCCTACGCCAAGGCGCGCCATATCACGGTTGTCCCCGAGATCGAAATGCCGGGCCACGCCCAGGCGGCCATCGCGGCGTACCCCGAACTTGGAAACACGGGCCAGCCGATTGATGTGTGGACGAATTGGGGCGTGAGCACCAGCGTGTTCAACGTCAAGGACGGCACGATTTCGTTCCTGAAGGACGTTCTGACCGAGGTGATGGACCTGTTCCCCAGCCAGTTCATCCACGTGGGCGGCGACGAATGCCCCAAGGATGAGTGGAAGACGAGCGCCGACGTCCAAGCCCGCATGAAGCAGCTCGGCCTGAAGGACGAGCACGAGATGCAGTCGTGGTTCATTCGGCAGTTCGACAGCTTCCTGGCTAGCAAGGGGCGGCGGCTCATCGGCTGGTCCGAGATTCTGGAAGGCGGCCTTGCGCCGGGCGCGGCCCTGATGGTTTGGCTCGGCGACGACGGCGCGTTGCAAGCCGTGCGCTCGGGTCACGACGTGGTGATGGCGCAAGGCACGACCTACTACGACGCGTATCAAAGTGGGGACCGCACCACCGAGCCGCACGCGATTGGCGGCAACACCGACCTCAAGCGGGCTTACGAATACGAGCCGATTCGGCCCGGCATGACGCCCGAGCAAGAAAAGCACGTTCTCGGCGTGCAATGTCAGCTGTGGACCGAGTACATTCCCGACCCGCAAAAGCTGGAGTACATGGCGTTTCCTCGCCTGAGCGCGATGAGCGAAATCGGCTGGACGACGCGCGAACAACGCGACTATGCCGACTTTGAGATTCGCATGAAGGCGCATCGCGCCCGATTGGAGGCCATGGACATCAAC
- a CDS encoding YqeG family HAD IIIA-type phosphatase, which yields MPSEIAASGYKLVLLDVDNTLVPWRGEEFSPEVSAWVADAKAAGLQLCIISNTKRPERLARLSEILGIEAMRGKFKPSREMFLAAMKKFNSEPAQTLMIGDQLFTDILGGNRSGIATIWVRQMGESEFAGTRHISRRAERLVTGRLYQALKEEDDDLPIVPREGIFQRRIVRQVMKFLIVGGSSFAIDMTIRFLLLRVAHWNGELLAEPVGRWMLEHFPAALSHIKEPAKAAVYPAAALAGCIAILNSFYWNRRWTFGIHGKDEMRQQVRRFFILSISVLIINALISGSLNNVLPGHPNRSLFVATFVATAVGAVCNFLGQRLWAFRRAK from the coding sequence TTGCCGAGTGAAATCGCCGCGAGCGGCTACAAACTGGTCTTGCTCGACGTGGACAACACCCTGGTGCCGTGGCGCGGCGAGGAGTTTTCGCCCGAAGTCTCGGCGTGGGTGGCCGACGCCAAGGCGGCCGGGTTGCAACTTTGCATCATCAGCAACACCAAGCGGCCCGAACGACTGGCGCGCCTTAGCGAGATTCTTGGCATCGAGGCGATGCGCGGCAAGTTTAAGCCAAGCCGCGAGATGTTCCTGGCGGCCATGAAGAAATTCAACTCGGAGCCCGCGCAAACGCTGATGATCGGCGACCAACTCTTTACCGACATTCTCGGCGGCAATCGCAGCGGCATCGCGACGATTTGGGTTCGACAGATGGGCGAAAGCGAGTTCGCCGGCACGCGCCACATTTCTCGACGAGCCGAGCGATTGGTCACCGGGCGGCTGTATCAAGCCCTGAAAGAGGAAGACGATGACCTGCCGATTGTGCCGCGCGAAGGGATTTTCCAGCGGCGAATCGTCCGGCAAGTGATGAAGTTCCTCATCGTCGGCGGAAGCTCGTTCGCCATCGACATGACGATAAGGTTTCTGCTGTTGCGGGTGGCGCATTGGAACGGCGAGCTGCTGGCCGAGCCCGTCGGTCGCTGGATGCTGGAGCACTTCCCCGCCGCGCTGAGCCACATCAAGGAGCCGGCCAAGGCGGCGGTGTACCCCGCGGCGGCACTGGCGGGGTGTATCGCCATTCTCAACAGCTTTTATTGGAATCGACGCTGGACGTTTGGTATCCACGGCAAGGACGAAATGCGGCAACAGGTCCGGCGTTTCTTTATTCTTTCGATCTCGGTGCTCATCATCAACGCGCTGATTTCGGGCTCGCTCAACAACGTGTTGCCGGGCCATCCGAACCGCAGCCTCTTCGTCGCGACGTTCGTCGCCACCGCCGTCGGGGCGGTGTGCAACTTCCTGGGCCAGCGGCTCTGGGCGTTTCGGAGAGCGAAGTGA
- the aroE gene encoding shikimate dehydrogenase: protein MITGGTYWQQAMPGDFAVVGDPIGHSWSPRIHQAAYQALGLNLRYEAIHVPREEFNEAMASLQELGYRGVNVTLPLKLEAYAWAESADAECRKFESANTIELATRRATNTDGQGFLDSLGSLKVPAQGRVLLLGAGGTAQSLARVLTEAGYELAIYNRTASKAESLADKVGAEFLAQPSVAGFDLILNTTSAGLSNDSMDIPWGQPKPGALVYDVIYGDLPSPLLREAALAGFRTVDGRYMLVAQAARSFEWWLQQPAPREAMMQAVTS, encoded by the coding sequence GTGATCACCGGCGGAACGTACTGGCAGCAAGCCATGCCGGGCGATTTTGCCGTCGTCGGCGACCCCATTGGCCACTCGTGGTCGCCGCGCATTCACCAGGCGGCGTATCAGGCGTTGGGCTTGAACCTACGGTACGAAGCAATTCACGTGCCGCGCGAGGAGTTCAACGAGGCGATGGCGAGTCTGCAGGAACTCGGTTATCGCGGGGTGAATGTCACCCTGCCGCTTAAACTCGAAGCCTACGCCTGGGCGGAGAGCGCCGACGCCGAGTGCCGGAAGTTCGAATCGGCCAACACCATCGAACTCGCCACCCGGCGAGCCACCAACACCGACGGGCAAGGATTTTTGGATTCGCTCGGCTCGCTTAAGGTGCCGGCGCAAGGCCGCGTATTGCTGCTTGGAGCAGGCGGTACCGCGCAATCGCTAGCGCGAGTGCTTACCGAGGCGGGTTACGAACTCGCGATTTACAACCGCACCGCGAGCAAGGCGGAATCTCTGGCCGACAAGGTCGGGGCCGAGTTTTTGGCGCAGCCGAGCGTAGCAGGTTTCGACCTCATTCTCAACACCACGAGCGCGGGGCTCAGCAACGATTCCATGGATATTCCGTGGGGTCAACCCAAGCCGGGCGCGCTGGTTTACGACGTGATCTATGGCGACTTACCGAGCCCGCTGTTGCGCGAGGCGGCGTTGGCCGGATTCCGAACCGTGGATGGTCGCTATATGCTTGTGGCGCAAGCCGCCCGATCATTTGAATGGTGGTTGCAGCAACCCGCTCCGCGCGAGGCGATGATGCAGGCCGTGACATCATGA